A single region of the Blattabacterium cuenoti genome encodes:
- the gcvP gene encoding aminomethyl-transferring glycine dehydrogenase: MKEDYVRKNKFYYRHIGPSSDEISDMLKELQYTSIKDFIMKTIPKKIRLKKKLNLPHSISEYQYLNHIYRISKKNKIYRSYIGLGYRNTITPSVIQRNILENPSWYTPYTPYQSEISQGRLEALINFQTMISDITGMKISNASMLDESTAAADAMFMIYQEKIKKKQIDNNYSFFISDDILPQTFSVLKTRCFGLGIHIIIDTHLNLLKNKYNGKKIFGLIISYPSCLGEIYDYRETIEYAKKNNISIIVSSDLLSLSLLKPPGEWGADVVVGSSQSFGVPMGYGGPHAAFFSTYERYKRFLPGRIIGISIDKKNKKAFRMALQTREQHIKRERATSNICTSQVLPAIMASMYALYHGKNGLIEIAKCIHEYTKKLEFLLVHNMSNITQVNTFYFDTIRIKTDFLKKIKKVAERKKTNFRYVDKKHLTITLDETTCNEDINHILSIFHEVYGINKHKYNCNKKINDKYKFPSFLKRTSNFLNHPIFHKFHSENELMRYIKRLEKKDISLNHSMIPLGSCTMKLNASTELFSLSQYEWRNIHPFVPNKQAMGYHFVIRNLKKYFKEITGFSGISLQPNSGAQGEYAGLMVIKYYHHSLQEYKRNIALIPSSSHGTNPASANMAGMKVISIATKNDGSIDKNDLLKKVKENKDFLSVLMITYPSTHGVYEIHIQEIIDIIHDNGGQVYMDGANMNAQVGLIKPEHLGVDVCHLNLHKTFAIPHGGGGPGMGPICVAKHLKPFLPNHPFIEKKKQELTISSSPYGSSSILTISYAYIRLLGPDGLKKCTEISVLNANYIKEKLKKFYNILYVGKNNTVAHELIIDCRLFKSIGIDVIDIAKRMIDYGFHAPTISFPVEGCMMIEPTESESKEELDRFIQTLINIRKEIKEIEEGKYSKKENVLKNAPHSIELLTHNDWNYPYSREKAAYPLSWVKDRKFWPSVNRVDDVYGDRNLVCTF; encoded by the coding sequence ATGAAAGAGGATTACGTTAGAAAAAATAAATTCTATTATAGACATATAGGACCTTCTTCTGATGAAATTAGCGATATGTTAAAAGAATTACAATATACTTCTATTAAGGATTTTATAATGAAAACCATTCCTAAAAAAATACGTTTAAAAAAAAAATTAAACCTTCCCCATTCTATTTCTGAATATCAATATTTAAATCATATTTATAGAATAAGTAAAAAAAATAAAATTTATCGTTCTTATATAGGATTAGGATATAGAAATACCATTACTCCAAGTGTTATTCAAAGAAATATTTTGGAAAATCCAAGTTGGTATACCCCTTATACTCCCTATCAATCAGAAATATCTCAAGGACGTTTAGAAGCTTTAATAAATTTTCAAACTATGATTTCAGATATTACTGGAATGAAAATAAGTAATGCATCTATGTTAGATGAGTCAACAGCAGCAGCAGATGCCATGTTTATGATTTATCAAGAAAAAATAAAAAAAAAACAAATCGATAATAATTATTCCTTTTTTATTTCAGATGATATTTTACCACAAACCTTTTCCGTTTTAAAAACAAGATGTTTTGGTTTGGGAATACATATCATTATAGATACTCATCTGAATCTGTTAAAAAATAAATATAATGGTAAAAAAATATTTGGATTAATAATATCTTATCCTTCTTGTTTAGGAGAAATTTATGATTACAGGGAAACAATAGAATATGCAAAAAAAAATAACATATCAATAATAGTTTCTTCAGATCTATTATCTCTATCTTTATTAAAACCTCCTGGAGAATGGGGGGCTGATGTAGTTGTAGGATCTAGTCAATCTTTTGGTGTTCCTATGGGATATGGGGGGCCTCATGCAGCTTTTTTTTCTACTTATGAAAGATATAAGCGTTTTCTTCCTGGAAGAATTATTGGAATATCTATAGATAAAAAAAATAAAAAAGCATTTCGCATGGCTTTACAAACTAGAGAACAACATATAAAAAGAGAAAGAGCTACTTCTAATATTTGTACATCACAAGTACTTCCTGCTATAATGGCTTCAATGTATGCTTTATATCATGGTAAAAATGGCTTAATAGAAATAGCAAAATGTATTCATGAATATACTAAAAAATTAGAATTTTTATTAGTTCATAATATGAGTAATATTACTCAAGTAAATACATTTTATTTTGATACTATTAGAATAAAAACAGATTTTTTAAAAAAAATAAAAAAAGTAGCAGAACGAAAAAAGACTAATTTCAGATATGTAGATAAAAAACATTTAACTATTACTTTAGATGAAACTACATGTAATGAGGATATCAATCATATTTTATCTATATTTCATGAAGTTTATGGAATAAATAAACATAAGTATAATTGTAATAAAAAAATTAATGATAAATATAAATTTCCTAGTTTCTTAAAAAGAACTTCTAATTTTTTGAATCATCCAATTTTTCATAAATTTCATTCAGAAAATGAATTGATGCGTTATATAAAACGATTGGAAAAAAAGGATATTTCTTTAAATCATTCTATGATTCCACTTGGATCATGTACAATGAAATTGAATGCTTCTACTGAATTATTTTCTTTAAGTCAATATGAATGGAGAAATATTCATCCATTTGTGCCTAATAAACAAGCAATGGGATATCATTTTGTTATTCGTAATTTAAAAAAATATTTTAAGGAAATAACTGGATTTTCCGGAATTTCTTTACAACCTAATTCAGGAGCTCAAGGAGAATATGCTGGCCTTATGGTTATAAAATATTATCATCATTCATTACAAGAATATAAAAGAAATATAGCATTAATCCCTTCTTCTTCACATGGTACTAATCCAGCTTCAGCTAATATGGCAGGAATGAAAGTTATTTCAATTGCTACGAAAAATGATGGATCTATTGATAAAAATGATTTATTGAAAAAAGTAAAAGAAAATAAAGATTTTTTATCCGTATTAATGATTACTTATCCTTCTACTCATGGAGTATATGAAATACATATTCAAGAAATCATAGATATTATTCATGATAATGGAGGACAAGTTTATATGGATGGAGCAAATATGAATGCTCAAGTAGGTTTGATAAAACCGGAACATTTAGGAGTAGATGTTTGTCATCTCAATCTACATAAAACTTTTGCTATTCCTCATGGAGGTGGAGGACCTGGAATGGGACCTATTTGTGTAGCTAAACATTTAAAACCTTTTCTTCCCAATCATCCTTTTATTGAAAAAAAAAAACAGGAACTTACTATTTCCTCTTCTCCATATGGATCTTCTTCCATTTTAACAATTTCTTATGCTTATATTCGTTTATTAGGACCAGATGGTCTAAAAAAATGTACAGAAATATCTGTATTAAATGCAAATTATATAAAAGAAAAATTAAAGAAATTTTATAATATATTATATGTAGGAAAAAATAACACAGTTGCGCACGAATTAATTATAGATTGTAGACTTTTCAAGTCTATAGGAATTGATGTGATAGATATAGCAAAAAGAATGATAGATTATGGATTTCATGCTCCTACTATATCTTTTCCTGTGGAAGGATGTATGATGATTGAACCTACAGAAAGTGAATCTAAAGAAGAATTAGATCGTTTTATTCAAACACTGATCAATATACGAAAAGAAATTAAAGAAATTGAAGAAGGTAAATATTCTAAAAAAGAAAATGTACTTAAAAATGCTCCGCACAGTATAGAATTATTGACTCATAATGATTGGAACTATCCTTATAGTAGAGAAAAAGCAGCATATCCATTATCCTGGGTTAAGGATAGAAAATTTTGGCCATCAGTAAATCGTGTTGACGATGTCTATGGAGATAGAAATTTGGTCTGTACATTTTAA
- the tsaD gene encoding tRNA (adenosine(37)-N6)-threonylcarbamoyltransferase complex transferase subunit TsaD — protein sequence MKKKSIIIGIESSCDETAVSIIRNRYVLSNIIISQKIHKEYGGVVPELASRLHDKNIIRAVHQAFHYAKIKRNQIDAVSFTLGPGLIGSLLVGASFAKSFSMGLGIPLLTVNHVQAHILAHFIQNANISNSYPRFPFLGLVISGGHTQIIEVNDFFQMKILGTTLDDSVGEALDKIARILGFHYPGGPMIEFFSKNGNCKKFVFSKPSVDELNFSFSGLKSNILQFIQKKSKKNPFFIKKNLSDLCASIQKIIAEILLEKVHKATIKTGIFRVALSGGVSANNEIRNMFISLTKREKKWEIFIPKKKYATDNGAMIAITGLLKYEKKLFDSIHVTPYSQFKKF from the coding sequence ATGAAAAAAAAATCTATTATTATTGGTATAGAATCTTCATGTGATGAAACGGCTGTTTCTATTATTAGAAATAGATATGTATTATCTAATATTATCATTTCTCAAAAAATTCATAAAGAATATGGTGGGGTAGTTCCAGAATTAGCTTCTAGATTACATGATAAAAATATAATAAGAGCTGTTCATCAAGCTTTTCATTACGCAAAAATTAAACGAAATCAAATAGATGCAGTATCCTTTACTTTAGGTCCTGGATTAATAGGATCCTTGTTGGTAGGAGCTTCTTTTGCAAAATCTTTTTCTATGGGATTAGGAATTCCTTTATTAACTGTAAATCATGTTCAGGCGCATATATTGGCTCATTTTATACAAAATGCGAATATCAGTAATTCTTATCCAAGATTCCCATTTTTAGGTTTAGTAATAAGTGGAGGACATACTCAAATAATTGAAGTAAACGATTTTTTTCAAATGAAAATATTGGGAACTACTTTGGACGATTCTGTAGGAGAAGCTTTGGATAAAATAGCTAGAATATTAGGATTTCATTATCCTGGTGGTCCTATGATAGAATTTTTTTCTAAAAATGGAAATTGCAAAAAATTTGTTTTTTCAAAACCATCTGTAGACGAACTTAATTTTAGTTTTAGTGGATTAAAAAGTAATATATTACAATTTATTCAAAAAAAATCAAAAAAAAATCCATTTTTTATAAAAAAAAATTTATCTGATCTATGTGCTTCTATACAGAAAATCATAGCGGAAATTCTTTTAGAAAAAGTACATAAAGCAACTATAAAAACTGGTATTTTTAGAGTTGCTTTATCAGGAGGAGTATCTGCAAATAATGAAATTAGGAATATGTTTATATCTCTAACAAAAAGAGAAAAAAAATGGGAAATTTTTATTCCTAAAAAAAAATATGCTACAGATAATGGAGCAATGATTGCCATTACTGGATTGCTAAAATATGAAAAAAAATTATTTGATTCTATTCATGTTACTCCATATTCTCAATTTAAAAAATTTTAA
- a CDS encoding translocation/assembly module TamB domain-containing protein, which yields MNNVFYNKLFLKKNIILFLFFLLVFFTIYNQKKIQKKVSTFFLEKVISHFGKKVSIKHASINLFKKELILHDVKIKDHHHFSFIHLSKCRISIPNLFYFIFINSKHLKIKNLIIENYSSFFIKKYLKEKDYNIIFLIKNILNNKKSNKMDVNFITCSKLIINKSHLVCKNINYLFYSQINNIFINKKQIKASIQSKGFFIKKNFFIKNFFCNITYYYTTKLKINNFLIKTSHSYIKGYFTIYNKKNIQGKIFEGSKLGSDFGIFFYKKWSFLFFIQGRINGELNDENKKFFISDIFIKDLQGNKLFADKIHIFYIKKKWKEIKFYKIFIKFNPYKIRKIIPYNFYSKFRFITNIKQWIIYKGSLIFKNQKKNIKIEGIIQNNFFKAKIATFFYFLKKIQYTGKILIKKKYLDFLLQKNFFLIPSKISLLTSKNPDLWIFFKGNLETFFITLFFYHSKYKISLKGKISTHFQIKKISLYIDNINNKILKIILINNQHFKKIYINVYNMIIGNIHGYFKWKHLFYVIKEIFFLKNYCSKQIISINFSFLIKKSFFDLIKSKKDKNIFSDIHISGKKENNILKILFFIKAIQFNEIFVDTACIIFNYSLKKNIQINAEKIFIKNFFLKKINIFLLKRKNFWMINSKFFFKKKEKKQEFQEQILNFLCKEKNNFFIFYPLFSKLNINEYDWIIDNVGTIKIDFINKKYIIDNIILYSGKQKIIINAFFFKNKKKIFQLYLNNVPLKKIIFKKNVNGLINGFIFYKKIENQIEPNIHIKIENFSIEENILGNFYIHSFHKNKNYEIYGVLKNNIHDILNISGNINNQLKNKSKLNFKINITNLRMDNFSFLWKKMNSEARGILTGRIQIFGDLDHTHYFGKLEIKKFGIKVNSTNTDYEIISPAYINVVSESCILSPTSFIETKSNTKGSINGSFLHKNFFKWHFKLFIYTKNLLVLNTNKKQNHFLFGKIFTHGKIKITKKENNKVDVSMIDGQILNYSHLYVNPKASELMMEKEKSVQKENNFLFLNIKTSINNNTKISIFLDKNLENFIELRGKGYFFLKKTYKKNIQTSGKFFIINGLYHFYIKKIPILKLKFKKEFKIKPGGFISWKENFYQSNINFIAYDTKEVSNVIEYMNISKNFKFYKNFIFTELKMTFNGRIQKPNINVEISFPKSNEEIQKKLLNKLNSFKEKTIQFVSILILGKFYTKNNIIKNFLYFSIYGMILKEIRNILLNVN from the coding sequence ATGAATAATGTTTTTTATAATAAATTATTCCTTAAAAAAAACATAATCCTTTTTTTATTTTTTTTATTAGTTTTTTTTACTATTTATAATCAAAAAAAAATACAAAAAAAAGTATCAACATTTTTTTTAGAAAAAGTAATATCTCATTTTGGTAAAAAAGTTTCTATAAAACATGCTTCTATTAATTTATTTAAAAAAGAACTTATTTTACATGATGTAAAAATTAAAGATCATCACCATTTTTCTTTTATTCATTTGTCTAAATGTAGAATATCTATTCCTAATTTATTTTATTTTATTTTCATAAATTCTAAACATTTAAAGATAAAAAATTTGATAATTGAAAATTATTCTTCTTTTTTTATAAAAAAATATTTAAAAGAAAAAGATTATAATATCATTTTTTTGATAAAAAATATTTTGAATAATAAAAAATCAAATAAAATGGATGTCAATTTTATAACTTGTTCTAAGTTAATAATAAATAAATCTCATTTAGTATGTAAAAATATCAATTATTTATTTTATAGTCAAATAAACAATATTTTTATTAATAAAAAACAAATAAAAGCTTCTATACAATCCAAAGGATTTTTTATAAAAAAAAATTTTTTTATCAAAAATTTTTTTTGTAATATAACATATTATTATACTACAAAATTAAAAATTAACAATTTTTTAATAAAAACATCTCATAGTTATATAAAAGGATATTTTACTATTTATAATAAAAAAAATATACAAGGTAAAATTTTTGAAGGATCAAAATTAGGTTCAGATTTCGGAATTTTTTTTTATAAAAAATGGTCTTTTCTATTTTTTATTCAAGGTCGGATCAATGGAGAATTAAATGATGAAAATAAAAAATTTTTTATTTCTGATATTTTTATTAAAGATTTACAAGGAAATAAATTATTTGCGGATAAAATTCATATTTTTTATATAAAAAAAAAATGGAAAGAAATTAAATTTTATAAAATTTTTATAAAATTTAATCCTTATAAAATAAGAAAAATAATACCATATAATTTTTATTCAAAATTTAGATTTATAACTAATATTAAACAATGGATAATATATAAAGGAAGTTTAATTTTTAAAAATCAAAAAAAAAATATAAAAATAGAAGGTATTATACAAAATAATTTTTTTAAAGCTAAAATAGCTACTTTCTTTTATTTTTTAAAAAAGATACAATATACAGGTAAAATTTTAATAAAAAAAAAATATTTAGATTTTTTATTACAAAAAAACTTTTTTTTAATTCCATCAAAAATATCACTATTAACAAGTAAAAATCCAGATTTATGGATTTTTTTTAAAGGAAATTTGGAAACATTCTTTATTACTCTATTTTTTTATCATTCAAAATATAAAATTAGTTTGAAAGGAAAAATTTCTACACATTTTCAAATTAAAAAAATATCTCTATATATAGATAATATTAATAATAAAATTTTAAAAATTATATTAATAAATAATCAACATTTTAAAAAAATTTATATTAATGTATATAACATGATAATTGGTAATATTCATGGATATTTTAAATGGAAACATTTATTTTATGTTATAAAAGAAATTTTTTTTTTAAAAAATTACTGTAGTAAACAAATAATTTCTATTAATTTTAGTTTTTTAATTAAAAAATCCTTTTTTGATTTAATTAAATCAAAAAAGGATAAAAATATATTTTCTGATATTCATATTTCAGGTAAAAAAGAGAATAATATATTGAAAATACTTTTTTTTATAAAAGCAATTCAATTCAATGAAATATTTGTTGATACAGCATGTATAATATTTAATTATTCTTTAAAAAAAAACATACAAATAAATGCAGAAAAAATTTTTATAAAAAATTTTTTTTTAAAAAAAATTAATATTTTTCTTTTAAAAAGAAAAAATTTTTGGATGATAAATTCCAAATTTTTTTTTAAAAAAAAAGAAAAAAAACAAGAATTTCAAGAACAAATATTGAATTTTCTTTGTAAAGAAAAAAACAATTTTTTTATATTTTACCCTTTATTTTCTAAATTAAATATCAATGAATATGATTGGATAATTGATAATGTAGGAACAATAAAAATAGATTTTATCAACAAAAAATATATAATTGATAATATTATTTTGTATTCAGGAAAACAAAAAATTATTATAAATGCGTTTTTTTTTAAAAATAAAAAAAAAATATTTCAACTTTATCTAAATAATGTTCCATTAAAAAAAATCATATTTAAAAAAAATGTTAATGGATTGATTAATGGCTTTATTTTTTACAAAAAAATTGAGAATCAAATTGAACCAAACATTCATATAAAAATTGAAAATTTTTCAATTGAAGAAAACATATTAGGAAATTTTTATATTCATTCTTTTCATAAAAATAAAAATTATGAAATTTATGGAGTTCTTAAAAACAACATTCATGATATTTTAAATATATCTGGAAATATTAACAATCAACTAAAAAATAAATCAAAACTTAATTTTAAAATAAACATAACAAATTTAAGAATGGATAATTTTTCCTTTTTATGGAAAAAAATGAATAGTGAAGCAAGAGGAATTCTTACAGGAAGAATACAAATATTTGGTGATTTGGATCATACTCATTATTTTGGAAAATTAGAAATTAAAAAATTTGGAATAAAAGTCAATTCTACAAATACAGATTATGAAATAATAAGTCCTGCTTATATAAATGTTGTTTCTGAATCCTGCATATTATCTCCTACTTCTTTTATAGAAACAAAATCTAATACTAAAGGTTCTATAAATGGATCTTTTTTACATAAAAATTTTTTTAAATGGCATTTTAAATTGTTTATTTATACAAAAAATTTGCTTGTTTTAAATACAAATAAAAAACAAAATCATTTTTTATTTGGAAAAATATTTACTCATGGAAAAATTAAAATAACTAAAAAAGAAAATAATAAAGTAGACGTATCTATGATAGATGGACAAATTTTGAATTATTCTCATTTATATGTGAATCCAAAAGCTTCAGAATTAATGATGGAAAAAGAAAAAAGTGTTCAAAAAGAGAATAATTTTTTATTTCTAAATATAAAAACTTCTATCAATAATAATACAAAAATATCAATTTTTCTAGATAAAAATTTAGAAAATTTTATTGAATTAAGAGGAAAAGGTTATTTTTTTTTAAAAAAAACATATAAAAAAAATATACAAACTAGTGGAAAATTTTTTATTATAAATGGATTATATCATTTTTATATAAAAAAAATACCAATTTTAAAATTAAAATTTAAAAAAGAATTTAAAATAAAACCAGGAGGATTTATTAGTTGGAAAGAAAATTTTTATCAGTCCAATATTAATTTTATCGCTTATGATACTAAAGAAGTATCCAATGTTATTGAATATATGAATATTTCAAAAAATTTTAAATTTTATAAAAATTTTATTTTTACAGAATTAAAAATGACTTTTAATGGGAGAATACAAAAACCAAATATAAATGTGGAAATTTCATTCCCTAAAAGTAATGAAGAAATACAAAAAAAATTATTAAACAAATTAAATTCTTTTAAAGAAAAAACAATACAATTTGTATCTATTTTAATATTAGGAAAATTTTACACAAAAAATAATATTATAAAAAATTTTTTATATTTTTCTATATACGGAATGATTTTAAAAGAAATCAGAAATATATTATTAAATGTGAATTAA
- a CDS encoding Lrp/AsnC family transcriptional regulator, translating to MILRYHTDEIDNTIVRKLNINARTPYTEISKQISQEIKPLSVGTVHVRVKKLEDAGIIKGSTLIIGYESLGFHLIAFVGILSDSRESKLVKEELKKIPNVVQLYITSGKYNLFCRIIARDPSDARDVISKIGEIKGVLRTESNICLEESINDENRLLSKILQKKKSSYKKKT from the coding sequence ATGATTCTAAGATATCATACAGACGAAATAGACAATACTATTGTCAGAAAACTAAATATAAATGCAAGAACCCCATATACTGAAATAAGTAAACAAATAAGCCAAGAAATAAAACCATTATCCGTTGGAACTGTTCATGTTCGAGTAAAAAAATTAGAAGATGCTGGAATTATTAAGGGAAGTACTTTGATTATTGGATATGAATCGTTAGGATTTCATTTAATAGCTTTTGTAGGTATTTTATCAGATTCTCGTGAGTCTAAATTAGTAAAAGAAGAGTTAAAAAAAATACCTAATGTAGTACAATTATATATTACTTCAGGGAAGTACAATCTTTTTTGCAGAATTATTGCTAGAGACCCTTCAGATGCAAGAGATGTTATTTCTAAAATTGGAGAAATTAAAGGAGTACTTAGAACCGAATCTAACATTTGTTTGGAAGAAAGTATTAATGATGAAAATAGATTGTTATCGAAAATTTTACAAAAAAAAAAATCATCTTATAAAAAAAAAACATGA
- a CDS encoding HD family phosphohydrolase has translation MANFLKFYKNIADKILVPIIAILSLTFFLPKKEIFKYEFSKGKTWYYGDLFSPFNFVVPKNSIDISLEIQKLKKNKKIFCIKNKKIVKNIKKKLKEIPFITMNKSYSRIVHQIVNTVYKYGYIDYIPKWKHNKNTKISFQKNKKWISIPYNKIYNHNKVNHILENSFMMNNYHAKIIKKILKNTIIPNFFYNKNYTEFFFHEKIKSIPKIKYFFTKGDNLINYNDIIDEKKFQILSFFKKKYENKVWNKKKDYCMIIGYFFVISMIFTLFILYLFYFQNKIFQNNREINFLIINILLILIITILTLKYHSKILYIIPFCILPISIRAFFNFHLSIIIHLITILLLSIIIPNSFEFTFIQITTGLLVMLTKNNMYKMSNLFIAVIKITITYIITFSLLTLIREGSLEKISLHTFFLFFFSGVFTLFVYPLIFIFEKLLNITSYISLLELSDTNTPILRLLSKKAPGTLQHVLTVANIAEEAAVVIGANSLLVRIGAIYHDIGKIQNSIFFTENQQNIINPHEKLSPKESAKIILEHVSIGIKLAKKYHLPNSIIDFIRTHHGNTIVHYFYEKQKEKYLKVDKKQFQYSGPKPFSKETAIVMIADCVEAASKSIKNPSPKDLENLVENIINKQKKENQLSNTDITLKEIEKIKQVFKKKLKNIYHTRIEYPNHG, from the coding sequence ATGGCTAACTTCTTAAAATTTTATAAAAATATTGCAGATAAGATTTTAGTTCCAATAATTGCAATCTTATCATTGACTTTTTTTTTACCAAAAAAAGAAATTTTTAAATATGAATTTTCAAAGGGAAAAACTTGGTATTATGGAGATTTATTTTCTCCATTTAATTTTGTTGTTCCCAAAAACAGTATAGACATTAGTTTGGAAATACAAAAATTGAAAAAAAATAAAAAAATATTTTGTATTAAAAACAAAAAAATAGTAAAAAATATAAAAAAAAAGCTAAAAGAGATTCCATTCATAACAATGAATAAATCTTATTCTAGAATTGTTCATCAAATAGTTAATACTGTATACAAATATGGATATATAGATTATATTCCAAAATGGAAACATAATAAAAATACAAAAATTTCTTTTCAAAAAAATAAAAAATGGATTTCTATTCCATACAATAAAATTTACAATCATAATAAAGTAAATCATATTCTTGAAAATAGTTTTATGATGAATAATTATCATGCAAAAATTATAAAAAAAATTTTAAAAAATACTATTATTCCAAACTTTTTCTATAATAAAAATTATACTGAATTTTTTTTTCATGAAAAAATAAAATCTATTCCAAAAATAAAATATTTTTTTACAAAAGGAGACAATCTTATCAATTATAATGATATTATAGACGAAAAAAAATTCCAAATTTTATCTTTTTTTAAAAAAAAATATGAAAATAAAGTATGGAATAAAAAAAAAGATTATTGTATGATCATAGGATATTTTTTCGTAATAAGTATGATTTTTACTCTATTCATATTATATCTTTTTTATTTTCAAAATAAAATTTTTCAAAATAACAGAGAAATCAATTTTTTAATAATCAATATATTATTAATATTAATTATCACTATTTTAACTTTAAAATATCATTCTAAAATATTATATATAATCCCCTTTTGTATACTTCCTATAAGTATTCGTGCTTTTTTCAATTTTCACTTGAGTATTATCATTCACCTAATAACTATTCTATTATTATCCATAATAATACCAAATAGTTTTGAATTTACTTTTATTCAAATAACTACAGGTCTTTTAGTAATGTTAACAAAAAATAACATGTATAAAATGTCTAATCTTTTTATTGCTGTAATAAAAATAACTATCACTTATATAATTACTTTTAGTTTACTTACTTTAATTCGTGAAGGATCTTTAGAAAAAATTTCTTTACATACTTTTTTTTTATTTTTTTTTAGTGGAGTTTTCACTTTGTTTGTTTATCCATTAATATTTATTTTTGAAAAATTATTAAATATTACTTCATATATTTCATTATTAGAATTATCTGATACAAATACTCCTATATTAAGATTATTATCTAAAAAAGCTCCAGGAACTTTACAACATGTTTTAACCGTTGCAAATATTGCAGAAGAAGCGGCTGTAGTAATTGGAGCTAATTCTCTACTAGTAAGAATAGGAGCTATTTATCATGATATAGGAAAAATACAAAATTCTATATTTTTTACTGAAAATCAACAGAATATAATTAATCCTCATGAAAAATTAAGTCCAAAAGAAAGTGCTAAAATTATTTTAGAACATGTATCCATTGGAATTAAGTTAGCAAAAAAATATCATTTACCTAATTCTATTATTGATTTTATACGTACCCACCATGGGAATACCATTGTTCATTATTTTTATGAAAAACAAAAAGAAAAATATCTAAAAGTAGATAAAAAACAATTTCAATATTCTGGGCCTAAACCTTTTTCCAAAGAAACAGCTATTGTAATGATAGCAGATTGCGTAGAAGCAGCTTCAAAAAGTATTAAAAACCCATCCCCTAAAGATTTAGAAAATTTGGTAGAAAATATCATTAATAAGCAAAAAAAAGAAAATCAATTATCCAATACAGATATTACTTTAAAAGAAATAGAAAAAATAAAACAAGTTTTTAAAAAAAAATTAAAGAATATTTATCATACTAGAATAGAATATCCTAATCATGGTTAA
- the clpP gene encoding ATP-dependent Clp endopeptidase proteolytic subunit ClpP — MYYHKKSEDFMLYATKHKRINSLMMNEYIKLMTPYIVEERKLNIAQMDVFSRLMMDRVIFLGTPIEDQVANIVQAQLLFLQSVDSVKDIQIYINSPGGDVYAGLGIYDTMQIVEPDVATICTGMAASMAAVLLCSGVKNKRSALKHSRIMIHQPVGGTQGQASDIEITVREILKLKRELYEIISNHSGLSIDKIEKDSDRDYWMTSQEAKEYGMIDEILEKKISKK, encoded by the coding sequence ATGTATTATCACAAAAAATCAGAAGATTTTATGCTATATGCAACGAAACACAAAAGGATTAATAGTTTAATGATGAATGAATATATTAAATTAATGACTCCTTATATCGTTGAAGAACGAAAGTTAAATATAGCTCAAATGGATGTTTTTTCTCGTTTAATGATGGATAGAGTAATTTTTTTAGGAACTCCTATAGAAGATCAAGTAGCTAATATAGTGCAAGCTCAATTGTTGTTTTTACAATCTGTAGATTCGGTAAAAGATATACAAATATATATTAATTCTCCAGGAGGAGATGTTTATGCAGGACTAGGAATATATGATACAATGCAAATTGTTGAACCTGATGTCGCTACTATTTGTACTGGAATGGCAGCATCCATGGCTGCTGTTTTACTTTGTTCAGGAGTAAAAAATAAGAGATCTGCATTAAAACATTCTAGAATTATGATTCATCAACCAGTAGGAGGAACACAAGGACAAGCTTCAGATATTGAAATTACAGTTCGTGAAATTTTGAAATTAAAAAGAGAACTTTACGAAATTATATCTAATCATTCTGGATTGTCTATTGACAAAATAGAAAAAGATTCAGATAGAGATTACTGGATGACTTCTCAAGAAGCTAAAGAATATGGAATGATAGATGAAATATTAGAAAAAAAAATATCAAAAAAATAA